The following DNA comes from Candidatus Atribacteria bacterium ADurb.Bin276.
GCTTTTGCGAACGAAGGACGTATCCCTGAACCGTACGCCATTACTAAAATTGTCGATTGGGAAGGAAATGTAATCTATTCCAGCAATAAAACCGTACGCCAAGCTATACCAGCTGATACTGCTTATATTATGGCTCGCTTACTCCAGGGAGTTATTGAACGGGGAACAGCCAGACGGGCAAATATTGGTCGTCCGGTCGGTGGAAAAACTGGTTCAACCGAAGATTTTATTGACGCTCTGTTTATTGGATTTACCCCCGATATGGTTTGTGGGGTTTTTCTGGGCAATGACGACCGCAAACCCTTGGGAGAAGCAAAAACTGGTGGAATTATTGCAGCTCCAATTTTTGCTAAAGTGATGAAAGCCGCCCATGAAAACCTGCCAAAGGAGGATTTCATCCGACCAGAATCGGTGGTTGAAAGGTCGGTTTGTTTAAAGTCGGGGCTTCTTCCCTCCTCTTCCTGTAAGAAAACTATTGTACTGCCTTTTAAATCAGGGACAGTGCCGACTAAGGTCTGTAATCAATGTAGTGAATGAATCATTTATTTTAAATTAGTCTTTAAGAATCACGACAGTTACCCCCAGACCCCCTTCTTCGGGCAAGCCATTACGAAAGCTTTCTACCACAGGATTATCTTGTAGAAATTCTTGGGCAACCTTTCTTAAAATTCCCTCTCCTTTCCCGTGAATGATATAGACAGTTTTAAATCCAGCTAAGAGGACTTGATCAAAATACTTCTCCAATTTTTCCCGGGCAGCTTCAGCTTTCATCATTCGAATTTCAATTTGATTTCTTACATTATTTAAAGATGGTTGAAAAGAATAACTCCGCTGGATAACGGATTGAAATTCTTCCTCTTCAGATTTTTTTTGAAGATGACCGATAGAGAGAATACACTTACGGCCGTTAACCAAAACCACGGCTTCATTTTTTAAGTCATCAACAGATACAATCTCTCCTTCTTGATGGAAAATATCAACCATCACTTTCTCCCCAGCTTGAAAAGCCATAGCCGGTTGTGGAGAATCCTTCCTGCTCTCTTCTGAAGAAGAACAAGATAACTCCTGGTTCAAATAAAATTTAGGATCGATTCGTTCTTTTAGCTCCTGGTAAACACTTACATCAAGAGTTTTTTCCTTTCTCAATTGACCAATGAGTTGTGATATATCATCCCGGGTTTTTTTGAGGTATTGGGTTAATTTTTCCTGGAAATCTTTAATAAGTAGTTTTTTTTGTGATTCCAGTTGTTCCTGAAGGTGGTCTACTTCTTTCTGTCGATTGGTAGCATCTTCCACTTTTTCCTGCCATTCAATTAATTGACTGGTTAATTCTTGATTTTTTTTTCGATTGGAGATGATTAATTCATTAAGATCGATCCACTCTTTTTGAAGCTGTTGTAAAGCAGTTTTAATGATCGATTGCGGGATACCAATTTTTTCAGCAATTTTAATTCCATAACTTTCCCCAATTTCATCGATTAAGAGTCGATAGGTTGGCTGGAAAAGAACTGGATTGAACTCCATTGATGCCGAAATCATAGAGGAGTGTTGAGAAACATAGCTTTTTATCAAAGGATAATGAGTGGTTGCAATACAGGTTGTTCCTTGTTGACTAAGAAAGTCTATCATTCCAATAGCTAACGCCGAGCCTTCGTTGGGATCGGTTCCCGATCCAATTTCATCAATTAAATATAAACTATCAGATGATATTTGAGAAAGCGATTTCTGAAAAGCTGAAAGACGATAGGTAAAGGTACTGAGATTTTGTTCAATATCCTGATGATCTCCAATGTCGACAAAAAGATGATGGTAAAAAGGTAAGGAAGAGCCAGGATTAACCGGAACTGGAATCCCACAATGAGCAAGATAAACGATTAAAGCTAAGCTTTTTAACAAAACGGTTTTCCCGCCAGCATTCGGTCCGCTAATAACCATGATTTTTTTATCCGGACTCAAATGAAGCGAGAAAGGAACCGCTTTTTCTCCTAAAAGAGGATGTCGACCATCCTTGATGAGGAGATCTCTTTCACCTACCCGAGGAACACTCGCCTGCCATTTACGAACCAGTTGTGTCTGAGCGTGGAGAATATCCAGTTCGACCAGAGCCTGGAATGAAGCATTAAGCCGATCGAGGTAAGATCGCAAATCGTTGGTCAATTTTAGCAGAATTGCTTCAATTTCATCATTTTCTTGGATAGTTAAAACTTCTAATTCATTATTTAAATAGAGAACCGGTTTTGGCTCAATAAAAACTGACGAACCAGACGAAGAATAATCGGCTACAATCCCATCGATGCGTCCTCGAAACTCGGATTTAATGGGGATCACATATCTCCCCCGTCGAATGGTGTAGGTTGTATCTTGAAGATAAGGAGCTATATCCCGATTGCGTAGGCAATTTTCAATGGTGGTTCGAATTTCTACTTGAAGACGGTTCAGACGTCTTCGAATATCGCGGAGACGAGGACTGGCGGTATCGAGAATCAACCCATCAGGTGAACAGATCAATTTTATTTCCTTAATAAGAGGAGCATAGCTTTCAATAGCATCGAAAAAAACTTTGATAAGCGGATACTTCTCTTTTATTCTGGTTTCATTTTGCAGATGTTTGGTTTTTTCACATAAGAGTAAAAAATGAAAAACCTGAATGACTTGATTTAAATTGAGAGCCGATCCTGGAATGGCAATTTTTTGAAAAATTTCACGAAGGTCGGTTAATCCAGAAAGATCTAAGCTGCCGTCAAAAGTGATAAAATCAAGAAGTTGTTGGACGGTTTGCAACCTTTGGTTGATTATCTCTGGATTGGTATAGGGTTGCAATTCCATCATTTTTTCGCGAGAAACATCACAAACACAGGCAGAGCTTAACTGATGAAGTATTTTATCAAAATCAAAATTCTTCAGTATATCTTTGGATAAGTTCATCGTCACTTTGGTTTAAACCCTTTTCTAAATAAGCATTAAGAAAGGAAAATTCAGGAATTTTTTGAACCATCGAATCAATAAAAACAATGATTGGCTGGGTAAAACTTTGATAAAAACGAGATTGATAAATACCATTATTGAGAAATTCGAGAAAAGAAACATTAAGCACAAAAAGAGTGATGATGGAGATCCAGAGAAAACCTTTCAAGATACCAATAACAAAACCTAGAATGGCATCGAACCATACAATATCAAGACCTTCGAAAACTTTTCGAAAAAACATACCCACCCAGGAAAACAAAAGAACGACTGGAATGAAGATCACAAAAAAACTAATCAAGTTCATCCAGACTGAATTCCAATGAAAGAGATTGGTCAAAAACTGACCTAGGTTCTGGTGAAACCGTAAGGCACTCAAAAGCCCAATCACTACTCCTGTCAAAGCCAGAATCTCTTTACTAAAACCCCGGATTGAACTTCGAATAACATTAAGAATGAGAATAAAAATACAGATTATGCTATACCAGTCGATTAGAATCCTCCTGCGAGTTCCTCCCGAAGGAATAATTCCGGTTCTTTTTTAATGGCTGCTTTAATGATGTTTACCCATTCATCGACTTCGTTATCGGTTAAAGTTTTATGTGTAGATCGGAAAACAATGGAATAAGAAAAGGTTTTCTTCCCCGGAGGAAGGTGTTTTCCTTGGTAAGAGTCAAAAAGTTCGACTCTCTCCATAGGTAAATCATGTGAAGAAGCTACTTTCAGGACCAAGGACTCGATATTTTTCCAAGTCTGGTCTTGATTGACAACAATGGAAATATCTCGCCGGATTGAAGGATATCGGTTGATTTCCTGGAGTTGAAAATCATTCAGTTTGATACCATCAAAAAGTTTTTGCCAGGCAACCTCTAAACAGTAATGCTCTCCCCAGAAACCAAAAGCATCACTGATGGTTTTACAAATCAGTCCTCCTCGAAAAATTTCAATACCATTTTTGAGTATACCGCGAAAAGAAAGACTCGAATCAAAATAAGGATTTTCATCTAAAGGTTGCCAATTTACCATCTGAAGCGGGTATCCGATAAGCTCAATGAGGCTTTCGGCAAAACCTTTTAAGGAAAAAATGTCTATCTGGGAAAATTGTTGCCAATAAGCAGGATAAGAATGACCACTCAAAACGACAACCAACCGCCACTCTTCGCAATAGGGATTATCCAAGTCGTTGGTTCGAGAAAATACTTCCCCATACTCAAAAAACCCAAAATTTTCTCGTCCTCGAGCGATGTTGGTTTTTATGATATCCAAAGCACTGATGATCAAATCCGGACGAAGAATGACATGATCCTGTGAAAGTGGATTCAAAACCCGGATCACATCAGCCTCGGGAATACCTAAAAGATCACAATTGGCCTGACTGGTCAAAGAAAGCGAAACGCATTCTTTTAAGCCTATTGAGCGCAAGTGATTTCGGAGAACACCTTCCCATAACAGTTCCCGACGAGGATTGCCGGGATCAAAGGGGAAACTGGGAATTTGAGATCGAATATGATCGTAACCGAAGATACGGCCAACTTCCTCGGCACAGTCGATCGGTTGTTGAACGTCCGGTCGCCAGGAAGGGACTTTGACTTTGATTATGGAGTTGTTGGGTTGAGAAAGAAGGACAAACCCTAATTTAGTTAAAACCGTTTGCATTTTTTCCAGCGGAATTTTACAGTTCATGATTTCTTCAACCCAGGAAGATGAAAATTCAATTTCTGGTTCTGACGAAACGACTTCTCCGCTTACTACCCAGTCTTTTAAAATCTTTATAGAAGGATCAATTTCTTTAAGGAGGTATAGGGCACGCTCACTGGCATAGAATACCGATCCTGGATCAACTCCCCTTTCAAAGCGCGCGGAGGCTTCGGTTCGTAATCCTAATTCCCGAGCTGTTTTACGAATTTGACTCCCGTTAAATATCGCCGCTTCCAAGAAAACTTCCTGAGTGTCAGGAGAAACTTCTGATTCATATCCTCCCATAATACCAGCGATAGCAACCGGCCGATTGGCATCAGCAATCACTAACATATTATTGGTGAGCTTTCTTTCTATTCCATCGAGGGTTATCAATGATTCATTATTTTTGGCTCTTCTCACAACAATTTTTTGATCGAATATCCCAGAGGCGTTAAAAGCATGAAGTGGCTGACCAGTTTCCATCATGACTAAATTAGTCACATCAACTACCTGGTTGATAGGACGTTGTCCCAAAAGATAAAGTTCGCTAACGATCCACCAAGGGGAAGGCTGAATTTTAAAATTTTTAGCTAACCGGCCGCTATAAAAAGGACAGAGGTCTTGATCGTCTATGTTGACTTGAAAGTTACTGATCGAATCATCAACATCTAAGTGTTGAGATGGTATTTGGCATTCTAAATCGAGACCTGCTGCTATTTCCCGCGCCAAGCCGATAATTGACATACAATCTCCGCGATTGGCAGTGATTTCGACATCAAAAACCCAATCTTCTCCTATGATTTGAGGTGAAATGAGTTCTCCCTCTTCAGCTTCGATGGTAGCTGGGATTTCAATAAAAAATTCTTCTTTTTCTGGTATACGCTGGTTACGAAGAGGCTGGGTGCTTATCAAATCACCAATTGGATTGACTATAACCTTTTTTCCGATATCCGGTATTCCCCACTTTTCACATTTAACATCATACTGCCGATCTTTGATTTGGACAGTACAAACATCGTAAAGAATTCCGGATTTCCGTTTGACGATGGTCGCTGCGGTTAAATTGGGAGAAAAAGTGTCAGTAGCGCTCGTTATGCTCTCGATCACAAAACCCTGAGATGTTAGAATCTCGGCTATTTTTTCAGCCGGACAGTCGAGATTTGGTACGAAACGTTTGAGAATTGAATAGGCAACTTTCATTGTATTTGGATACTCCTATTGAATAGCATGAAATTGTTCGATAAGTGACATATCGTTTTCAAATAGCCAACGGATATCGGGAATACCGAATTTTAATAAAGCAGCACGATCGATTCCCATTCCAAAGGCAAAACCTCTGACCTGATTGGGATTGTATCCGGCAGCTTCAAAAACTTTGGGATGAACCAATCCTGCTCCCATGATTTCTAACCATCCTGATTGGCCACAAGAACGACATCCCTTCCCTTGACACAAACCACAAGAAATGTCGACTTCAGCACTTGGTTCAGTAAAAGGGAAAAAACTGGGACGGAAGCGAAGTTGCCGGTCATTCCCAAAAAAGCGTTGGGCGAACACTTCGATGGTTCCTTTCAAATCGCCCATGGAAATTGTTTCTGCAACCACCAAGCCCTCAACTTGGTGAAACATGGGGCTATGAGAGGCGTCCATGGCATCCCGTCGAAAACATTTTCCGGGTACAACTACTTTAAAAGGGGGTTGAATTTTTTGCATAATTCGAATTTGAGCCGGTGAGGTATGAGTTCTCAATAAATATTCTTTATCGAGAAAAAAAGAATCCTGAGCATCCCGGGCGGGATGATCGGGTGGAAAATTCAGAGCTTCAAAGTTGTAGTACTCACTTTCAATTTCCGGTCCTGACTCAATTCGAAAACCTAAACTTTGGAAAATAGTTAGGATTTGATGCAGAGTTAATTGAATAGGATGGAATGACCCTACCCAAGGTTTTTTTCCCGGTAGGGAGATATCAACCTTAATAGACGTTTTTAATGTCTGGGTAAGTTCTTTTAATTTCTCCTGAAGTTGATTATCTATCAATCCTTTTAAATGATTGATTTTTTTCCCCCAATCCTTTTTTTCATCGGAAGAAAGCTGAGTTATTTCTTTAAATAATTCATTGAGCTGTCCCTTCCGGCCTATATATTTCCCCTTTATACGATTTAAATCATCAAGGGTTTTTGTCTGTTCAATTTCATTCTGAAATTTTTCAAGAACATTGTTTAAATTAATCAACACCTCTTCCTCCCATCGACAATATCAACCAGAGGTCCACTCGCGAAAAAACCATTAAAATAAAATGCGATACCATTTGGAGAGTGGTATCGCATTTTATTTTAACTTTCACCTTAATAAAAGAATTAGGTTGCTGACTTGGCAACCTCAACGAGATGCGCAAATGCCACTGGATCCGTTATGGCAATATTGGATAAATTTTTCCGGTCAATCTCAATACCGGCTTTTTTTAGAGCAAATATAAACTGGTTGTATTTTAACCCATGTTCCCGAACTGCAGCATTAATACGAACGATCCATAAGCGTCGGAAGTCTCTCTTTTTGTTTTTCCGATCACGATAAGCGTAGAATTGAGACTTTAAAACTTGTTCATTTGCTCGCCGATAGGAACGGGAACGAGAACCCCGATAACCACTGGCTAATTTCATTATTTTCTTTCTTCTTTGTCGTGATGCCACACTATTTTTAACTCTTGGCAACGAAAATCACCTATCTTTCCAACCAAATTTCACTTATTCAACCCTGGCTTTTTTATAAAATTCATGCACTATAGTCTATTTGAAAAGTACCGATGCCCATAATCAAGCATAGGGTAAAAGTTTCTTAATCCGCTTTTCTATACTTTTATCAACAATCACCGTTTTACGTAGCCGTCTTTTACGATCTTGTTCTTTTTGATGTAAATGATGGCTCTTTCCTCCCTGAGCCACCTTTATTTTTCCTTTCGCGGTAATCTTTACCCGTTTGGCCAGACCGCGATGGGTTTTCATTTTTGGCATAATTGATCCTCCTCATTTCTTGGGAGCAATGGTCATGGTAAGATTCCGACCCTCGTTTTTTATTTCCTGCTCGATTTTGCTGATTTCATTCAAATCATCAACTATTTTTTGGAGTAATAATACCCCTTTATCGACATAGGCAGACTCTCGTCCTCGAAACCGAATAGTAAATTTGACCCGATCGCCATCTTCCAGAAACCGGATAGCACTTTTTAATTTTACCTGATAGTCGTGTTCATCGATTTTTGGCCTCATCTTGAGCTCTTTTAGCTCAGATACTTTCTGTTTCTTTCGAGAGGATTTTGCCTTCTTCTCTTTTTCATATTTAAATTTACCAAAATCGATAATTTTACAAACTGGTGGGTTCGCTTCTGGGGCAACTTCAACCAAATCATAACCAGCTTCTTCTGCCAACTCAAGGGCTTTTTTGATAGGCACAACCCCCAGTTGTTCTCCTTCGAAGGAAATCAATCTGACTTCCCGAGCTCGTATTTGATTATTAACGCGATATTTTACCTCGATATGTATCGCCTCCTAATTATTTTTCCAAGGGCTTATATCTCTACTCTATTTCTGGTTAATAAATAGAACACCTTATTATGCAATGAGAATTGAAAAAAATCAATGGATTGATTGGATTGGTTTAAGATATTAGCGAGACAAAAATATCATATAATACCGTCAGTCGTCAATATCATCGGGGTACTAATTGCTAAGCTTCCTGGGTAGTGACAAGCAACAAAATGACCATTTCCTTGATCAACTAAAAGAGGTTCTTCTTCAGAACATTTTTTTTGAGCTACTGGACAACGCGGATGGAATCGGCATCCGGAAGGAGGGTCAATCGGGCTGGGTACATCTCCTGGTAAAATTATCCTCTCAATGTGATAATCGGGATCAGGAACGGGAACGGCGGAAATCAAAGCGACAGTATAGGGATGAAATGGTATTCTAAAGAGTCCATAACGAGGAGCTATTTCAACCGCTTTTCCTAAATACATGACCATAATTCGATCACAGACATGTTTAATTACCGAAAGATCGTGAGAAATAAAAATGTAGGTTAAATGAAACTCTTCTTTTAGATCTATCATTAAATTCAATATTTGAGAACGGATGGAGACATCAAGAGCAGAGACCGCTTCATCAGCAATAATCAACTTAGGGTTCATAGCCAGAGCTCGGGCAATACCAATCCGCTGTCTTTGCCCTCCCGAAAATTCATGAGGGAATCGGTTTACACCATCGCTTTGAAGGCCGACTTTTTTGAGAAGATTCATAACCATGACCGATCGCTCCTGGGATTTTCCAATCTTATGGATGTTCATACCTTCTTCGATTATGGATCCTACAGTCATTCTTGGATTTAAGGAACTAAAAGGATCCTGAAATATCATCTGGAGGTTTTTTCGATATAGAATGAATTGGGATTGGGGAAGATTATGAATTTCTTTCCCATCAAAAATTATCTGCCCGGAAGATGGTTCGTATAAACGCAGTATAGTTAAACCCAAGGTGCTCTTTCCACAACCGGATTCTCCAACAATACCGAGAGTTTCACCAGCATATACTTCAAAACTAAT
Coding sequences within:
- the mutS2 gene encoding Endonuclease MutS2; the protein is MTMNLSKDILKNFDFDKILHQLSSACVCDVSREKMMELQPYTNPEIINQRLQTVQQLLDFITFDGSLDLSGLTDLREIFQKIAIPGSALNLNQVIQVFHFLLLCEKTKHLQNETRIKEKYPLIKVFFDAIESYAPLIKEIKLICSPDGLILDTASPRLRDIRRRLNRLQVEIRTTIENCLRNRDIAPYLQDTTYTIRRGRYVIPIKSEFRGRIDGIVADYSSSGSSVFIEPKPVLYLNNELEVLTIQENDEIEAILLKLTNDLRSYLDRLNASFQALVELDILHAQTQLVRKWQASVPRVGERDLLIKDGRHPLLGEKAVPFSLHLSPDKKIMVISGPNAGGKTVLLKSLALIVYLAHCGIPVPVNPGSSLPFYHHLFVDIGDHQDIEQNLSTFTYRLSAFQKSLSQISSDSLYLIDEIGSGTDPNEGSALAIGMIDFLSQQGTTCIATTHYPLIKSYVSQHSSMISASMEFNPVLFQPTYRLLIDEIGESYGIKIAEKIGIPQSIIKTALQQLQKEWIDLNELIISNRKKNQELTSQLIEWQEKVEDATNRQKEVDHLQEQLESQKKLLIKDFQEKLTQYLKKTRDDISQLIGQLRKEKTLDVSVYQELKERIDPKFYLNQELSCSSSEESRKDSPQPAMAFQAGEKVMVDIFHQEGEIVSVDDLKNEAVVLVNGRKCILSIGHLQKKSEEEEFQSVIQRSYSFQPSLNNVRNQIEIRMMKAEAAREKLEKYFDQVLLAGFKTVYIIHGKGEGILRKVAQEFLQDNPVVESFRNGLPEEGGLGVTVVILKD
- a CDS encoding Colicin V production protein, translated to MTGVVIGLLSALRFHQNLGQFLTNLFHWNSVWMNLISFFVIFIPVVLLFSWVGMFFRKVFEGLDIVWFDAILGFVIGILKGFLWISIITLFVLNVSFLEFLNNGIYQSRFYQSFTQPIIVFIDSMVQKIPEFSFLNAYLEKGLNQSDDELIQRYTEEF
- the pheT gene encoding Phenylalanine--tRNA ligase beta subunit codes for the protein MKVAYSILKRFVPNLDCPAEKIAEILTSQGFVIESITSATDTFSPNLTAATIVKRKSGILYDVCTVQIKDRQYDVKCEKWGIPDIGKKVIVNPIGDLISTQPLRNQRIPEKEEFFIEIPATIEAEEGELISPQIIGEDWVFDVEITANRGDCMSIIGLAREIAAGLDLECQIPSQHLDVDDSISNFQVNIDDQDLCPFYSGRLAKNFKIQPSPWWIVSELYLLGQRPINQVVDVTNLVMMETGQPLHAFNASGIFDQKIVVRRAKNNESLITLDGIERKLTNNMLVIADANRPVAIAGIMGGYESEVSPDTQEVFLEAAIFNGSQIRKTARELGLRTEASARFERGVDPGSVFYASERALYLLKEIDPSIKILKDWVVSGEVVSSEPEIEFSSSWVEEIMNCKIPLEKMQTVLTKLGFVLLSQPNNSIIKVKVPSWRPDVQQPIDCAEEVGRIFGYDHIRSQIPSFPFDPGNPRRELLWEGVLRNHLRSIGLKECVSLSLTSQANCDLLGIPEADVIRVLNPLSQDHVILRPDLIISALDIIKTNIARGRENFGFFEYGEVFSRTNDLDNPYCEEWRLVVVLSGHSYPAYWQQFSQIDIFSLKGFAESLIELIGYPLQMVNWQPLDENPYFDSSLSFRGILKNGIEIFRGGLICKTISDAFGFWGEHYCLEVAWQKLFDGIKLNDFQLQEINRYPSIRRDISIVVNQDQTWKNIESLVLKVASSHDLPMERVELFDSYQGKHLPPGKKTFSYSIVFRSTHKTLTDNEVDEWVNIIKAAIKKEPELFLREELAGGF
- the pheS gene encoding Phenylalanine--tRNA ligase alpha subunit codes for the protein MLINLNNVLEKFQNEIEQTKTLDDLNRIKGKYIGRKGQLNELFKEITQLSSDEKKDWGKKINHLKGLIDNQLQEKLKELTQTLKTSIKVDISLPGKKPWVGSFHPIQLTLHQILTIFQSLGFRIESGPEIESEYYNFEALNFPPDHPARDAQDSFFLDKEYLLRTHTSPAQIRIMQKIQPPFKVVVPGKCFRRDAMDASHSPMFHQVEGLVVAETISMGDLKGTIEVFAQRFFGNDRQLRFRPSFFPFTEPSAEVDISCGLCQGKGCRSCGQSGWLEIMGAGLVHPKVFEAAGYNPNQVRGFAFGMGIDRAALLKFGIPDIRWLFENDMSLIEQFHAIQ
- the rplT gene encoding 50S ribosomal protein L20, encoding MPRVKNSVASRQRRKKIMKLASGYRGSRSRSYRRANEQVLKSQFYAYRDRKNKKRDFRRLWIVRINAAVREHGLKYNQFIFALKKAGIEIDRKNLSNIAITDPVAFAHLVEVAKSAT
- the rpmI gene encoding 50S ribosomal protein L35 — its product is MPKMKTHRGLAKRVKITAKGKIKVAQGGKSHHLHQKEQDRKRRLRKTVIVDKSIEKRIKKLLPYA
- the infC gene encoding Translation initiation factor IF-3, with translation MISFEGEQLGVVPIKKALELAEEAGYDLVEVAPEANPPVCKIIDFGKFKYEKEKKAKSSRKKQKVSELKELKMRPKIDEHDYQVKLKSAIRFLEDGDRVKFTIRFRGRESAYVDKGVLLLQKIVDDLNEISKIEQEIKNEGRNLTMTIAPKK
- the oppF_1 gene encoding Oligopeptide transport ATP-binding protein OppF, with product MNNVSLLKIKNLKKYFPVKAGVFRSTIGWVKAVDDISFEVYAGETLGIVGESGCGKSTLGLTILRLYEPSSGQIIFDGKEIHNLPQSQFILYRKNLQMIFQDPFSSLNPRMTVGSIIEEGMNIHKIGKSQERSVMVMNLLKKVGLQSDGVNRFPHEFSGGQRQRIGIARALAMNPKLIIADEAVSALDVSIRSQILNLMIDLKEEFHLTYIFISHDLSVIKHVCDRIMVMYLGKAVEIAPRYGLFRIPFHPYTVALISAVPVPDPDYHIERIILPGDVPSPIDPPSGCRFHPRCPVAQKKCSEEEPLLVDQGNGHFVACHYPGSLAISTPMILTTDGII